The genomic region ATTTTCTGAGGAATTCCTGAGGGAAACATCCGCGGCGGGCTCGAAGGGGAATTCCATGCAGGCCATGAGGACTGTCACCACCGAAGACTGCCTGGCGGTGATAGACGCCGTTGCGGCCTGGCAGGAGCGTTTTCGCAGCTCTTGCGGCTTCGGCTTCGCCTACGCCGCCGACGAATTCTACCTTCGCGCCAACCGCCCACTGCCTCCCGCGGAATACTACGACGATTTCGCTCAGTACGAGAACGGCATCGGCATCGCCCGCAGCTTCGTAGACGAGGGGGAGGATCAGCTGGCGCGATTGCTGGCCGGCCATATCGGCAACCGGACCAGCGACGCAGCTCGATCCGCCCACCCCGGCGTACCCTCACGAATCTACCTGCTGACCGGAACTCTCGCAGTTGGACTCATGTATGAAGCCTGCGCCAGGCTGAGCAACTCACTCGGCCTGCCGGTTCAGCCACTGGTCGCGGAAAATCACCTCTTCGGGCAGCAGGTCACTGTCACCGGTCTGCTCGGCGGTCGTGATCTGCTCCGGACCGCAGCCGAAGCCGGGTTGACCCGCGACGACCTTTTGCTGGTCCCGGCTTGCACCCTTGACAGCGCCGGCGAGAGGTTCCTGGATGACCTGCGCCTCGGTGAGCTGCACGAGGCCCTGGAGTGCGAGATCGAGATCTTCTGATCCCGGTTCCAGCAGCTGTCTGACTTTATCCCCCGCATCCTCTGATAGAATCCATCCATGCCAGTTTTACCTAAAGTAGCCGTTGTCGGGTATCCCAACGTGGGCAAGTCGACCCTGCTCAACCGCCTTTCGGGACGGCGCGAGGCTGTCGTCCACAGCGCGGCCGGTGTCACCCGCGACCGCAAGGAGATCCAGGTCGAGTGGACCGGGCGTTCCTTCACGCTCGTCGATACCGGCGGCGTCGATACCGCCGACCGCCGCGAGATGGCCCGGCAGATCCGCGCCCAGGTGGAGGCGGCTCTGAAGGAAGCGGCCCTGGTGCTGCTGGTGGTCGACGGGGTCACGGGCATCGGCCCCGGGGACGAAGACCTGGCCCAGATAGTCCGCCGCAGCAAGACCCCGGCGATCCTGGTCGCGAACAAGATCGACGATTTCAACCGCGTCGACCTCATCCACGAGTTCCATTCCCTGGGAATGGGCGAGCCGGTTCCCGTGAGCGCACTGCACGGCACCGGTTCCGGCGACCTGCTCGACATGGTCCTCGACAAGCTAGAGGAGATGGGCGCCATGGCTGACGCCGATGCCCGCGAGGAGATCCGCGTCGCCTTCGTCGGCCGCCCCAACGCCGGCAAGTCTTCCATGCTCAACAAACTGCTAGGTGAAGACCGCGTCATCGTCTCCGACCAGCCGGGCACGACCCGCGACTCGATAGACACTGTCGTGGAAGCCGGCGACACCACTTTCCGGTTCGTAGATACCGCCGGACTGCGCCGCCCCGGCAAGCTCACCGAAGATGTGGAATATTACAGCCGCGTGCGCGCCCTTGCGGCTCTGGAAAAGGCGCAGATCGCCCTGGTCCTGGTGGATTGCACCCTGGGTTTGACCGATTACGACCTCACCATCATCGACGAGGCCATGAAGCGCAACTGCGCAACGGCGCTCCTGCTAAACAAGTGGGATCTGCAGAAACTCGACCTGGAAGACCTCAAGTGGAAGCTGGCCCGCAAGACCACGCTGAAGCCGCCATTTCTGGCGGTCTCGGCGCTTACCGGCCGCGGCATCAAGGATATCCTGCCGCTGGTGCGCCACCTTCATGAGCAGTACACATCGCATCTCTCCACACGGGAGCTGAACAAGTTCCTGCAGGAGATAAAGGCGGAACACTCGCCGCCGATCGTCCGCGGCCGTCAGCTGAAGATGTATTACATCAGCCAGCCGTCGGCGGCGCCGCCGGGCATCGTCATCCAGGTGAACAACAAGGGGCTGATCACCAGGCCGTACGCCACCTATGTGGAGAACTCCATGCGGGAGCGCTTCGGCTATTTCGGTTGCCCGCTGGTGATCCAGTTCCGGGGGAAGAAGGGGTAGCATCCCGATGCTGACAGCCGCCGCGCTGATAGTATTCGCTTACCTGCTGGGCTCGGTGCCATTCGCGCTTGTCATCGGCAAGGGGATCTACGGCGTTGACGTCCGCGGCAAGGGCTCGGGCAACATCGGCGCCACAAACGTCTTCCGCGTCCTCGGCAAGCGCGCGGGAGTCGTCGTTTTCATTTGCGACGTACTCAAGGGATTCATCCCCGTATATCTTTCTCTGCATCTGCCGGACAGCATAACTTCAGATATTTCCACGATTGAGAACGTCCAGCTGATGGCCGTGCTCGTCGCCGGAGCCGCCATCGCCGGCCATACTTTTCCCATATTTTTGAAGTTCAAGG from Actinomycetota bacterium harbors:
- the plsY gene encoding glycerol-3-phosphate 1-O-acyltransferase PlsY translates to MLTAAALIVFAYLLGSVPFALVIGKGIYGVDVRGKGSGNIGATNVFRVLGKRAGVVVFICDVLKGFIPVYLSLHLPDSITSDISTIENVQLMAVLVAGAAIAGHTFPIFLKFKGGKGVATGAGTILALMPLLFLISFVVFWFVLLTTRVVSIASLTAVMGLCILVIGTDQPMPYIDFTFVGAAVIFYAHRSNIRRIRRGKENQVTFPWNRR
- the der gene encoding ribosome biogenesis GTPase Der; the encoded protein is MPVLPKVAVVGYPNVGKSTLLNRLSGRREAVVHSAAGVTRDRKEIQVEWTGRSFTLVDTGGVDTADRREMARQIRAQVEAALKEAALVLLVVDGVTGIGPGDEDLAQIVRRSKTPAILVANKIDDFNRVDLIHEFHSLGMGEPVPVSALHGTGSGDLLDMVLDKLEEMGAMADADAREEIRVAFVGRPNAGKSSMLNKLLGEDRVIVSDQPGTTRDSIDTVVEAGDTTFRFVDTAGLRRPGKLTEDVEYYSRVRALAALEKAQIALVLVDCTLGLTDYDLTIIDEAMKRNCATALLLNKWDLQKLDLEDLKWKLARKTTLKPPFLAVSALTGRGIKDILPLVRHLHEQYTSHLSTRELNKFLQEIKAEHSPPIVRGRQLKMYYISQPSAAPPGIVIQVNNKGLITRPYATYVENSMRERFGYFGCPLVIQFRGKKG